The Veillonellales bacterium genome includes the window ATTTAACCTACTTTATTGAGGTTGCCCGTCATGGGAGTTTCACCAAGGCAGCCCAAGCTTTGCATGTATCCCAGCCATCCATCAGCAAGATGATCAAGAATCTGGAGGATGAATTAGGGGTTCCTTTATTTTATCGCACATCGAAGCAAGTGAGGCTTACCGACGCTGGCATGGCTATTTTTTCCAGGGCTCAGCAGACGATTGATTCTTTACGAAGTTTAACTGCTGATCTGGCGGATATCATTCAGGTGCGAAAAGGACACATTAAGATTGGTATTCCGCCGATGGTGGAAACTTTTTTCCCCAAAGCGATCGGTGCGTTTAAAAAACAATATCCGGAAATTGAGCTTGAATTATATGAGGCCGGTTCAAAGAAGGTCGAAAGTGCCGTTGCTGACGGCACGCTGGATACCGGCGTGGTCATGCTGCCGATTAAGCGGCAGGAGGAGTTAAACTTGCTTTCTTTCATCAAAGATCCGGTGATGGTGATTGTTCATTCGGATAATCCGCTGGCGGAAAAGAATGCGGTAAGTATCAAGGAACTTCAAGCTGAGCCGCTCATCTTATTTCGGGAGGATTTTGCCCTGCATGATCACATTCTGGATAAGTTTGCCGAAAGCGGGTTTAAGCCGAAAATTGTTTGTGAAAGTTCTCAGTGGGATTTTATGGTCAATATCGTTGAGGCTAAGCTGGGTATTGCCTTTCTGCCCAGGATTGTTTGCAGCAAACTGGGTTCCCATAGCATCAAGTCACTGGAACTGCAGGAAACCATCAGCCCCTGGCATTTGGCGATTGCGTGGAAAAAGAATACCTACCTGTCTTTTGCCGCCAAACAGTGGTTGTTGTATGTCAGCAAGTTGTTTGGCGTTCCCTTGGAATTGCCGTACGACAGCGCAAAAAAAAGCGGCGGCCAGCAATGAGGTGCTAACCGCCAATACATGGGTTCTATTGATTTCATCTTTATTGTAACTCAGGGCGAAGGCAAGGTACAATACATGTTAGGTATGCTTATCATGCCTTTTGCTTATGCTTACAATTGTTTAAGACCGCGACAGCTTTTAAAGTCGCGGTCTTCACATTATTTTCAATAAAATACAGACAGAATTAGCCGAACCCATACGCAAGCAATCGTTTTCGGTCATTTAGTTTGCATTAGCAGCCAGGAATGCGGACTTCAAATGTTTTGAACAACTATATCAAATATTTCAAATTTACTAACCAGTGCTCAGGTGATATGCTATAAAATATATATTAATATTCAAAGTTTTCAGTTTTAAAGAACTGCAGAAAGATTTTCAACCGTGAAGGCGCGAAGAACACAAAGGAGGTGATGGTATTTTTATTAGATAATTCAAGATTTTTCTGCGGTCTCCATTTTTATTTTCCGTTGGGCTGTTTGCCAGTACTATAGGGATTTTGAACCGCGAGGGGGGATGGGCGGCAAGCATGCTCGTCTTTATAGCGGGTGTGCAATCTGTGAAGCGAAGAGTGGTCTTGACGAGGAGTGATGGCATGAAGGGTGTAAAAATGTTATCTGCAGGAGAACAAGGATTGGTGGTTGAATTTGGCAGTGTTATTAATGCCGAGGTAAATACCCGAGTCCATCAGATAACGCAACTGATTAAAACAAAGCTGGCTGGGGAAATCATTGAAGTAGTGCCAACTTATCGTTCGTTGTTGATTTATTTTGATCCATTATTGATTAAACGGTCCGATTTAATCCAGCACATTGAGAGCTTACTGTCCGAAGTGAGCGGTTTTGTCGAAAAGAAGTCCCAAGGTATGATTGTTTCTATTCCGGTGTGTTATGGTGGCGAATATGGGCCTGATTTGGAGTTTGTCGCTTCATATAATGGTTTGACTGTTGAGGAAGTGATTCATATCCATACGGCTACTCCCTATCTTGTCTATATGATTGGATTTACTCCCGGGTTTCCTTATTTGGGAGGAATGTCGGATCGTATTGCCACGCCGCGGCTGAAACAACCGCGAACCGCCATCCCTGCGGGATCAGTTGGCATTGCTGGCAGCCAGACAGGCCTTTATCCGATTCAAAGTCCCGGCGGGTGGCGTTTAATTGGGCGGACTCCGATTCGGGCTTTTAATCCGGAGTCCCCTAAACCGTTTTTGTTCGAAGCCGGGAATTACTTGCAGTTTGTTTCAATTTCTGCCGAAGAATATGTAATAATTCAACGTAAGGTTGAACTTGGCACCTATATTCCGATGGCAGAAAGCGTAGATGGAGGTGTAAAAAGTTGTGATTAAAGTGATGAAGCCGGGACTTTTTACTACCCTTCAGGACCGGGGACGTTGGGGATACCAGGCGTATGGAATGCCGGTTGCCGGAGTGATGGATCGATATGCCAGTCGAATGGCTAATTTACTGGCGGGCAATGCTGCTGATGCTGCAGTTGTGGAAATGACGCTGCTGGGGGCTGTTTTTCAATTTACACAGGAGGCCTGGGTATCTATTTGTGGCGCTGATATGGAGGCGACACTGAATGATCAACCGGTAAATAATTGGTCCGGCTTTTTTGTTGCCGCGGGCAGCGAATTGGCTTTCCGTTATGCTGTAAGCGGTTGCCGCAACTATCTGGCTGTACAGGGCGGATTTGATGTTCCGGTCGTGATGGGCAGCCGATCAACGTATACCCGTGCCGGTATTGGCGGGTTATGCGGCAGAAGCTTCAAAGCCGGAGATATTTTAAAGGTACTGCAAACCTCTGCCGGCGAGGTGAGTAAGACTAAAAAATTAGCGTCGGCTTTTATTCCGCGGTATGAGTCTGCATTGCGGCTTAGAGTCCTGTTAGGTCCGCAGGAAGAATTATTTACCCCGGAAGGGATTGCTGCTTTGTTTGATAATGGTTATGTGATTTCCAGTGATGCCGACCGGATGGGTTATCGTCTGGAAGGTCCGAAGATTCAACATGCCGGCAATCCGGATATTGTTTCCGATGCATTGGCTGAAGGAGCGATTCAGGTTCCGGGACACGGTATGCCGATCGTTATGATGGCAGACCGGCAAACTACCGGCGGTTATGCGAAAATTGGCACTGTTATCGGGCCGGATTTAATGCGATTGGCTCAGGCAAAGCCCGGCGACACAGTCCGTTTTGTCCGGTGCTCCGAGGAGGAAGCATTGGCGGCTTTGCGGCAAGAGCAGGAGCAATATGAACAAGCGGCTGCATGGGTTGCCAAACCGGCGGTCGGATCAACCGCTGCCAGACGATTTGTGGTTAAAATTGACGGACAAATTTATAATGTGGCGATAGAGGAGGAAAAATAACATGGCGAGAATTGATTTGAATTGTGATATGGGAGAAAGTTTCGGTGTCTACAAATTGGGTTGCGATGAAGAGGCTATGCCTTATGTAACGTCGATTAATGTGGCTTGCGGCTTCCATGCGTCAGACCCCAGTAACATGTTAAAAACGATCCGGTTGGCTAAGAAATACGGCGCAGCCATTGGCGCACATCCGTCATTTCCTGATTTGGTCGGGTTCGGACGCCGGGTTATGGCTGCGTCACCTGAAGAAATCAAGGCGGATGTTATTTATCAAGTCGGCGCCTTGGCGGGGCTTTGCCGGGCGGAAGGACTCAAACTGCAGCACGTAAAAGCCCATGGAGCACTGTATAATTTGGCGGGAAAAGATCCCAAAGTGGCAACGGCCATTGCCGAAGCGATTCTTGCTGTTGATCCGGAGTTGTATATGTTGTGCCTAGCGAATTCCGCCATGGTTACTGCGGCAAAAAACGTGGGTGTAAAATATGTGGAGGAAGCTTTTGCCGATCGGGCCTATACCAGTCAGGGAGCATTGGTTCCCCGCAAGCAGGAGGGTGCGGTGATTCATGATGTGAATGCGGTGGCGGAAAGGGTGCTGGAAATAGTCGCCAATAAAAGCGTGACGACTATTTCCGGGGAAATTCTGCCCCTTTGTCCCCAGACTGTTTGTGTACACGGCGATACTCCCGGCGCAGTCACGATGATCAAAACAATTCGGACTAAATTGGAGCAGCGAGGGGTTCGATTGGAAGCTTTTGGACAATAAAGAATTCTAAGAAAGGGACGAAGTCAACTAATCAGCAAGCCGTGAGTATGGATTCACTATAGGTAGGGATGGTTACAGCTGTTTTAAGGACAGCAGGTAACATATTAAGATAAGGGGGGATTCGTATATGAAACCAGCGGAAAAATCAACAAAGCAAAACAGTTCTCAACCGGTAAAATCCAATTGGAGCCTGCTGATGGGTGCCGCCTTTCTCATGGCAACATCGGCAATCGGCCCGGGATTTTTAACCCAAACTACGGTATTCACCCAAAAACTGGCGGCAAGCTTCGGTTTTGTCATATTGCTGTCGATTCTTATTGATATCGGCGCTCAGCTAAATGTATGGCGGATCATTGCCGTTGCCGGAAAACGCGGCCAGGATATTTCCAACATGGTTCTGCCGGGACTCGGCTATTTTGTCGCCTTTCTGGTTGTAGCAGGGGGGCTTGCCTTCAATATCGGCAATATCGCCGGCTGCGGGCTGGGGGTTAACGTCTTGTTCGGTATATCGCCGATTACCGGCGCAATCATCAGTGCAGTCATTGCC containing:
- a CDS encoding LysR family transcriptional regulator translates to MDILHLTYFIEVARHGSFTKAAQALHVSQPSISKMIKNLEDELGVPLFYRTSKQVRLTDAGMAIFSRAQQTIDSLRSLTADLADIIQVRKGHIKIGIPPMVETFFPKAIGAFKKQYPEIELELYEAGSKKVESAVADGTLDTGVVMLPIKRQEELNLLSFIKDPVMVIVHSDNPLAEKNAVSIKELQAEPLILFREDFALHDHILDKFAESGFKPKIVCESSQWDFMVNIVEAKLGIAFLPRIVCSKLGSHSIKSLELQETISPWHLAIAWKKNTYLSFAAKQWLLYVSKLFGVPLELPYDSAKKSGGQQ
- the pxpB gene encoding 5-oxoprolinase subunit PxpB, which produces MKGVKMLSAGEQGLVVEFGSVINAEVNTRVHQITQLIKTKLAGEIIEVVPTYRSLLIYFDPLLIKRSDLIQHIESLLSEVSGFVEKKSQGMIVSIPVCYGGEYGPDLEFVASYNGLTVEEVIHIHTATPYLVYMIGFTPGFPYLGGMSDRIATPRLKQPRTAIPAGSVGIAGSQTGLYPIQSPGGWRLIGRTPIRAFNPESPKPFLFEAGNYLQFVSISAEEYVIIQRKVELGTYIPMAESVDGGVKSCD
- a CDS encoding biotin-dependent carboxyltransferase family protein yields the protein MIKVMKPGLFTTLQDRGRWGYQAYGMPVAGVMDRYASRMANLLAGNAADAAVVEMTLLGAVFQFTQEAWVSICGADMEATLNDQPVNNWSGFFVAAGSELAFRYAVSGCRNYLAVQGGFDVPVVMGSRSTYTRAGIGGLCGRSFKAGDILKVLQTSAGEVSKTKKLASAFIPRYESALRLRVLLGPQEELFTPEGIAALFDNGYVISSDADRMGYRLEGPKIQHAGNPDIVSDALAEGAIQVPGHGMPIVMMADRQTTGGYAKIGTVIGPDLMRLAQAKPGDTVRFVRCSEEEALAALRQEQEQYEQAAAWVAKPAVGSTAARRFVVKIDGQIYNVAIEEEK
- a CDS encoding 5-oxoprolinase subunit PxpA, with product MARIDLNCDMGESFGVYKLGCDEEAMPYVTSINVACGFHASDPSNMLKTIRLAKKYGAAIGAHPSFPDLVGFGRRVMAASPEEIKADVIYQVGALAGLCRAEGLKLQHVKAHGALYNLAGKDPKVATAIAEAILAVDPELYMLCLANSAMVTAAKNVGVKYVEEAFADRAYTSQGALVPRKQEGAVIHDVNAVAERVLEIVANKSVTTISGEILPLCPQTVCVHGDTPGAVTMIKTIRTKLEQRGVRLEAFGQ